Part of the Clostridiales bacterium genome is shown below.
TTGTATATCTTGTATATTTCATATTAGCTCCTGCGGATAAATGTGATCCTATAAGATAATATATTCTATTTCCGATAAATATTCATAAAAGATATACAAGGGACGTGATCATTAAACTTTGCATGAGTTTCAGACAGATAAAAATCCGGGTTAATTCACCCGGATTTTTATCTGTCTGAGCTTTTCATATCGATATTTTTAACAAAGATATTGATCGCCAGAACGTTAAAGGCGGTCATATGTTCAACCTCAAGCTTTATCCTCTCTCTGATGCGTTTCACTATATCGGGTATTATAATGCCATATGTGACAGAAATGTCCATATCTATTTTTAGGCCATTATCAGTATTTTGCACATTAACTTTATTTACCCTGTACGAATTCTCTGCATCCATACCCGCATGTATAACAATTGATTTTATGGCATTATTAGATATTGTGTATTTGCCAAGATAGCTATAAGTCGGTCTTACTACAGTCTTTTCGATATCTTCCATATCTACCCTATTCCCTCTTCTCGTAAAATTTTTGATCGAATCGATAAAGTATCCTGAAAAATCCCTCTTTATTGCAAATGTAGGAACCGGTATTGCATGTTTTCCCTGTTCCCTCCTCGTCTTCAATGCGGTATTTATCTCTGCAGGAGTTGAAATATCCCGTATATATATCTTCCTATATGTCGCCGGCAGGTTTAAGTTTTTTACTATTCTATCGATCATGTGTGCAGATGTTCCGATTATCAGTATAGACGCAGGCTTATAAAGATTTATGGCATCGGTCATCTCTTTTTTATGCGCAGGATCAAAGAACACAGCTCTTCTTACAGCAGCAAACTTTGTCTCCTCCTTTTTCGCGGATATACCTGCGATGACCTTGTTGCCTTTGATCAAGAGCCCGTCATCTATTATATACTCTATGCCGTAATCCCTTGCAACATTCTGGGCCTTATAGCTTTTTCCGCTGCCGCTCTTGCCTATCAATGCATAGACATCCAAACTAAAAATCCCTCCGGTCAACTATGGTCATAAATTCTTTCTGTCAAACATCACATTATTTTTTAACAGTTCCGGTTCATTCATCCTGTATGTCAGCGTTAAAAGGCTCTCACTCAAATGGACATTCTCTACCAGAACGTAGTCAGGCACATCGAGATCTCTTGGAGCAAAGTTCCATATTGCTTTCACACCTGATTCTGAAACTATATCGGCATTTTTTTGTGCCTGGCTGCTGGGCGTGCAGATTACGCATATATCTATACTATTCTGTTTTATAAATGGTCCTAACTTATCAATATCCATTATCTCAATATCCCTTATCTTAAGCCCTATGAGTTTCGGATTTATGTCAAACAACGCGCAAAGTTTAAATCCCAACTTTTCAAAATTAGTATAATTGGCGATAGCCTGACCTATGTTGCCTGCGCCGACGATCACAATTTTATATGTTCTCTTTAATCCTAGTATATTGTTTATCTCCTTATATAATTCATTTACATTATATCCATAACCCTGCTGACCAAAATCTCCGAAGTTATTAAGGTCCTGCCTTATCTGAGACGCTGTAAACCCTATCTTCTGGCTTAACTCTCTAGATGATATTTTTTGAACACCGTTTTTTATAAGCTCCGACAGGTATCTTTGATATTTCGGCAGTCTCCTTACAACCGCCATGGATATCGTTCTTCCGTGTTCCACGATTCTTTCATCTCCCTATATAACAAACGATAATTTTATAATATTACTTTTGTTATTAAAGTGTCAAGCTTACAACAAAAGTTCTAACGGGGCGTATACAGATGGCGGTATATATTATTCGAAGGTACTTAGATTCGCAATATGAAATCAGGCATAAATAGGATTATGTTATTTTGAGCGACGAATGAGCATTATGAAAGTTTTGATAAGTTCTTGGCCTGCTGCCGCATAAGTGTTCAAAATAACATAAGTTCAAATTACGAATTGAAGCCGAAGGTAAATAAATATTTTATTTTGACACGATATCTGATAAAATTTATCTTAGATATTTTTATGTGACATCAAGTGGAGGTTTTGAATATGGTAGTACTATCTTGCAACAATTTATGCAAATCTTTCGGTACCAATATAGTGATAGACAATATATCCTTCAATCTTCTGGAAGGCGATAAGGCAGGACTTGTAGGTATAAACGGCGCCGGAAAATCTACGTTGTTTAAAATGTTAACAAACGAGATAACGCATGATAGCGGTGAGATATATATACAGAAAAATAAATCTATAGGTTACCTTTCACAGGGTATGACTCTGGATTCATCAAGCACGTTGATGGAAGAAATGTTAAAGGTTTATCAGAATCTTATCAATATGGAAAAGAAGATACGGAAACTTGAGGTTCTCATATCCAGTAAGGAAAACATGATGGATAAAGAGTATCACGAAAGCCTGCTTGGAGAATATTCCGATCTCATCGACAAATTTGAGATGCTGGATGGCTACTCATACATGAGCTCTGTAAAAGCCGTGCTTTTCGGACTTGGATTTTCCGAAACGGATTTCGATAAGAAAATAAATAATTTCAGCGGCGGCCAGAAAACAAGAGCTGCACTATGTAAGCTGCTCCTTAAAAAACCTGATATACTTCTTCTCGATGAACCCACAAACCATCTGGATTTGGAAGCCGTTGAATGGCTTGAAAACTTTTTAAAGGCATATAAGGGATGCCTTTTTATAATATCCCATGACAGATATTTTCTCGATATGGTTACAAATAAGATATTCGAGCTCGACAGCCATAAGCTTGATGAATATGGAGGAAATTATTCAAGTTATATAAAGCAGCGAGAAATAAGAAAGGAAAATTTAATCAAGCAATACGGCCTTCAACAAAAAGAGATACAAAGGCAGGAAGCGATAATTGAAAGATTCCGCTCTTATAACAGGGAAAAAAGCATAAAACAGGCTGAAAGCCGTGAAAAGGCCCTTGAAAGGATGGAAAAAATAGAAAGACCCGATAAAGACCACGCAGTTGCAAGGATAAGCTTCACAACAAGGGTAAAAAGCGGAAATGATGTGCTTAATGTCTGCAACCTTTCAAAATCGTATAACAAAAAATTATTTTCCGGACTGAATTTTGAGATAAAACGCGGCGAAAGAGTGGCATTGATAGGGCCCAACGGCGTTGGGAAAACAACACTATTTAAAATCATACTTGGGATTGCAAAGCAGGATGAAGGCGAAATCATATTAGGACATAATGTAAATATAGGCTATTATGACCAGGAACAGGCAAATCTCGATGAAAGCAAGAAGATAATAGACGAGGTATGGGATGCATATCCCGATCTCACACAGACGAGGCTTCGCACGATACTCGGCGCATTTTTATTTTTCGGTGAGGATGTATTCAAGGATATAAAACTTTTGAGCGGAGGAGAAAAAAGCAGGGTGGCATTAATAAAATTG
Proteins encoded:
- a CDS encoding Asp23/Gls24 family envelope stress response protein; the encoded protein is MDVYALIGKSGSGKSYKAQNVARDYGIEYIIDDGLLIKGNKVIAGISAKKEETKFAAVRRAVFFDPAHKKEMTDAINLYKPASILIIGTSAHMIDRIVKNLNLPATYRKIYIRDISTPAEINTALKTRREQGKHAIPVPTFAIKRDFSGYFIDSIKNFTRRGNRVDMEDIEKTVVRPTYSYLGKYTISNNAIKSIVIHAGMDAENSYRVNKVNVQNTDNGLKIDMDISVTYGIIIPDIVKRIRERIKLEVEHMTAFNVLAINIFVKNIDMKSSDR
- a CDS encoding redox-sensing transcriptional repressor Rex, with translation MEHGRTISMAVVRRLPKYQRYLSELIKNGVQKISSRELSQKIGFTASQIRQDLNNFGDFGQQGYGYNVNELYKEINNILGLKRTYKIVIVGAGNIGQAIANYTNFEKLGFKLCALFDINPKLIGLKIRDIEIMDIDKLGPFIKQNSIDICVICTPSSQAQKNADIVSESGVKAIWNFAPRDLDVPDYVLVENVHLSESLLTLTYRMNEPELLKNNVMFDRKNL
- a CDS encoding ABC-F family ATP-binding cassette domain-containing protein; the encoded protein is MVVLSCNNLCKSFGTNIVIDNISFNLLEGDKAGLVGINGAGKSTLFKMLTNEITHDSGEIYIQKNKSIGYLSQGMTLDSSSTLMEEMLKVYQNLINMEKKIRKLEVLISSKENMMDKEYHESLLGEYSDLIDKFEMLDGYSYMSSVKAVLFGLGFSETDFDKKINNFSGGQKTRAALCKLLLKKPDILLLDEPTNHLDLEAVEWLENFLKAYKGCLFIISHDRYFLDMVTNKIFELDSHKLDEYGGNYSSYIKQREIRKENLIKQYGLQQKEIQRQEAIIERFRSYNREKSIKQAESREKALERMEKIERPDKDHAVARISFTTRVKSGNDVLNVCNLSKSYNKKLFSGLNFEIKRGERVALIGPNGVGKTTLFKIILGIAKQDEGEIILGHNVNIGYYDQEQANLDESKKIIDEVWDAYPDLTQTRLRTILGAFLFFGEDVFKDIKLLSGGEKSRVALIKLMLSESNFLLLDEPTNNLDIISKEALEKAILNYDGTIFTISHDRYFLNKVATRIIYLDNEKGITEYPGNYSYYIEKKERPTRFYEPEQEASVGLTKTAIREERRKKKEIAEKEKNKKEIINAIEQEIAEKEKKTAELKALMCQSEVYRDPEKSQKVHDEMKTIKIRLDELYKKWEEKIN